Proteins from a single region of Artemia franciscana chromosome 20, ASM3288406v1, whole genome shotgun sequence:
- the LOC136039800 gene encoding uncharacterized protein LOC136039800 isoform X2 produces the protein MKDNSIAEMESMKWDLLETENGPTKIHNIIKEESEKNDRKKRRGVDKTEHSFRKLFQRYQKLKSEKRKLSDTLRNSSAKQQKLTVEIDQLKLNRSDLKEELEDLKEKLDLNGSKIPFSKSPEIVTLNQELSAFKALSIVFKEELVRLDEQNKILKSDLKTINKKYGWAHHLIERHNFELQYEYERRKLGEMCADYGIKALRDLSEEMEKMKEDLTKTRHNLKLMTLKWDMDIAEIWENKNHQNIHSEESLARQESVVSTEIGFFGTSSSSSEGDREWTDKNPQHNKRGK, from the exons gagaCAGAGAATGGACCGACAAAAATCCACAACATAATAAAAgaggaaagtgaaaaaaatgacagaaagaaaagaagaggagTTGACAAAACTGAACACAGTTTTCGAAAATTATTCCAAAGGtatcaaaaactgaaaagcgaaaaaaggaaattatcaGATACATTAAGAAATTCATCAGCAAAGCAACAGAAGCTGACAGTGGAAATAGATCAGCTTAAATTAAACCGGTCAGACCTAAAAGAAGAGCTTGAAGACCTAAAGGAGAAACTGGACCTAAATGGGAGTAAAataccattttcaaaatcaccGGAGATCGTCACTTTAAACCAAGAGTTATCAGCGTTTAAAGCTCTTAGTATAGTGTTCAAAGAAGAGTTAGTCAGACTGGACGAacagaataaaatattaaaatcagaCCTTAAAaccattaataaaaaatatggttGGGCCCATCACCTTATAGAAAGGCACAATTTTGAACTTCAATATGAATATGAGCGGCGGAAATTAGGTGAGATGTGTGCCGATTATGGTATAAAGGCTTTGCGTGATCTGTCTGAAGAGATGGAGAAAATGAAAGAGGATCTGACAAAAACCAGACATAATCTCAAACTAATGACTCTGAAATGGGATATGGACATAGCAGAAATATGGGAgaacaaaaatcatcaaaacaTCCATTCAGAAGAATCATTGGCAAGACAGGAATCAGTAGTTTCTACCGAAATTGGCTTTTTTGGCACTTCTTCATCTTCTTCAGAAg gagaCAGAGAATGGACCGACAAAAATCCACAACATAATAAAAgaggaaagtga
- the LOC136039800 gene encoding uncharacterized protein LOC136039800 isoform X1, with protein sequence MKDNSIAEMESMKWDLLETENGPTKIHNIIKEESEKNDRKKRRGVDKTEHSFRKLFQRYQKLKSEKRKLSDTLRNSSAKQQKLTVEIDQLKLNRSDLKEELEDLKEKLDLNGSKIPFSKSPEIVTLNQELSAFKALSIVFKEELVRLDEQNKILKSDLKTINKKYGWAHHLIERHNFELQYEYERRKLGEMCADYGIKALRDLSEEMEKMKEDLTKTRHNLKLMTLKWDMDIAEIWENKNHQNIHSEESLARQESVVSTEIGFFGTSSSSSEGSISWSQESGSLVPWLGQY encoded by the exons gagaCAGAGAATGGACCGACAAAAATCCACAACATAATAAAAgaggaaagtgaaaaaaatgacagaaagaaaagaagaggagTTGACAAAACTGAACACAGTTTTCGAAAATTATTCCAAAGGtatcaaaaactgaaaagcgaaaaaaggaaattatcaGATACATTAAGAAATTCATCAGCAAAGCAACAGAAGCTGACAGTGGAAATAGATCAGCTTAAATTAAACCGGTCAGACCTAAAAGAAGAGCTTGAAGACCTAAAGGAGAAACTGGACCTAAATGGGAGTAAAataccattttcaaaatcaccGGAGATCGTCACTTTAAACCAAGAGTTATCAGCGTTTAAAGCTCTTAGTATAGTGTTCAAAGAAGAGTTAGTCAGACTGGACGAacagaataaaatattaaaatcagaCCTTAAAaccattaataaaaaatatggttGGGCCCATCACCTTATAGAAAGGCACAATTTTGAACTTCAATATGAATATGAGCGGCGGAAATTAGGTGAGATGTGTGCCGATTATGGTATAAAGGCTTTGCGTGATCTGTCTGAAGAGATGGAGAAAATGAAAGAGGATCTGACAAAAACCAGACATAATCTCAAACTAATGACTCTGAAATGGGATATGGACATAGCAGAAATATGGGAgaacaaaaatcatcaaaacaTCCATTCAGAAGAATCATTGGCAAGACAGGAATCAGTAGTTTCTACCGAAATTGGCTTTTTTGGCACTTCTTCATCTTCTTCAGAAg GTTCGATAAGCTGGAGTCAGGAGTCTGGTTCCTTGGTGCCTTGGTTGGGGCAGTATTGA
- the LOC136039800 gene encoding uncharacterized protein LOC136039800 isoform X3 encodes MKDNSFAEMESMKWDLLETENGPTKIHNIIKEESEKNDRKKRRGVDKTEHSFRKLFKRYQKLKSEKRKLSDTLRNSSAKQQKLKVEIDQLKLNRSDLKEELEDLKGSKIPFSKSPEIVTLNQELSAFKALSIVFKEELVRLNEQNEILKSDLKTINKKYGWAHYLLERRNFELQYEYERRKLGEMCADYGIKALRDLSEVMEKMKEDLTKTRHNLKLVTLKWDMDIAEIWDNKNHQNIHSEESLARQESVVSTESGFFGTSSSSSEGSISWSQESGSLVPWLGQY; translated from the exons ATGAAAGATAATTCTTTTGCTGAAATGGAGAGCATGAAATGGGACCTATTG gagaCAGAGAATGGACCGACAAAAATCCACAACATAATAAAAgaggaaagtgaaaaaaatgacagaaagaaaagaagaggagTTGACAAAACTGAACACAGTTTTCGAAAATTATTCAAAAGGtatcaaaaactgaaaagcgaaaaaaggaaattatcaGATACATTAAGAAATTCATCAGCAAAGCAACAGAAGCTGAAAGTGGAAATAGATCAGCTTAAATTAAACCGGTCAGACCTAAAAGAAGAGCTTGAAGACCTAAAGGGGAGTAAAataccattttcaaaatcaccGGAGATCGTCACTTTAAACCAAGAGTTATCAGCGTTTAAAGCTCTTAGTATAGTGTTCAAAGAAGAGTTAGTCAGACTGAACGAACagaatgaaatattaaaatcagACCTTAAAaccattaataaaaaatatggttGGGCCCATTACCTTTTAGAAAGGCGCAATTTTGAACTTCAATATGAATATGAGCGGCGGAAATTAGGTGAGATGTGTGCCGATTATGGTATAAAGGCTTTGCGTGATCTGTCTGAAGTGATGGAGAAAATGAAAGAGGATCTGACAAAAACCAGACATAATCTCAAACTAGTGACTCTGAAATGGGATATGGATATAGCAGAAATATGGGACaacaaaaatcatcaaaacaTCCATTCAGAAGAATCATTGGCAAGACAGGAATCAGTAGTTTCTACCGAAAGTGGCTTTTTTGGCACTTCTTCATCTTCTTCAGAAg GTTCGATAAGCTGGAGTCAGGAGTCTGGTTCCTTGGTGCCTTGGTTGGGGCAGTATTGA